In Haematobia irritans isolate KBUSLIRL unplaced genomic scaffold, ASM5000362v1 scaffold_105, whole genome shotgun sequence, the genomic stretch TTATTCACAATTGCTCCCATTCCGATGATACAAACATCCATCTCAACATAACAGGAGGATATGTTGAAGGACATATTCAACTATattgacaatttgtttttttttctaattaaaccACAGAAATTATTCTTTATGGCCATTGACGGCGTGGCCCCTCGTGCAAAAATGAATCAACAGCGTAGTAGACGTTTTCGTTCAGccaaggaagctgaactttggaACGATTAGCGCAGAGCCTAGGTGAAGTGAGAGAACACGAACGATTCGGTAGCAATTGTATTACACCAGGAACAGAATTTATGGATCGTTTGCATGAGGCATTGcgctatttcataaaaaattattgcagATCCTATGTGGCAGAAGTGCAGAGTTACccatcaaaaaatttggaagttcttccaaaggcacaactttaaaagatcttccagaagatgtactcccaatgatgttcttcattttaagtacacaggaagttcttttcattcaattttttataacatgttttattcatatttttaattggtaatgttaaattttttgtttcaaattggttaaaaactgtttaagaattcataaaatggtacaaattatttaaattttgtccaaaaaatgctaaattcaatctgaaaaagttatgaatttttgaaaatatttgaggtcaaacgtttcagacaagcgttagaatccattaaaaattatttattatttatctttCCGATATTATGAGGTATTGCTCAATTCAATTCTATTTGCTTTCCGTGCAGATGTGTCCAATAAATAGTTATAGGACATAAATACATTGTCTGCATCTTCAATCAATTCTTTGGCTCCATAATATGGACACATTTTGAGTTTTTACCTACTTTAACCAAGTCTTCAATGTCCATTAAATCCAGATCATCTTTGCGCGATTCCACACGATGATGAAAGGCACAAGTTCTTTTTTGGACTCGCAATCGACAAATCGATCTGTGTTTTATTTGAATTGCCCTGTTATCGCAATACCTCGGGATATATACACAATTGATCTCTGGATCCCAAAACCACCGTTCTCGTAAATGAGTAAGATGTCCGCTTTAATTCTTACATAGCTTGCGTTAGTTGTGAATgggtaataattatatatattattttaggaaGACCCCAGCTACCACCCTTTGGCTTTGCACGAGCAATCATTTACAGGTGCTCCGCCTAAATAggattgtttttaaaataattggtGGCGGTGCTGTTTGTTGTATTTGCATCTTCATTTCCTCTTTTCGGGATTGCAGCCATTCCAAAGATGAACATAAGGTTTTACCGGTTCCTATgagaaagtttttgttttattggtgGTTACATTGTTGTACATTATTTTATACCCGTTGGGGATTCCAGAAAACCATTTGATCCATCTCGTAGACATATGATGACCTTTTCCATATAAGCTCTTTGAACTTCATAGGATTCCCATGATTTATTGCTATTGCATCTCTTAGACTCCTTAATGCCTCAATTCGTACACTCGAACCATAGTGTTTCAGTTTAATGTAAATAAAAGCAATATATATGTAaacaaagaatgtaaacaaatctactaaacgtaaacaaagcctttgacaagatgaatgtcgatattagtcacctgattgcatgactttacctggattaatatgccttgatgatccactattctctttaaaaaaatgtgtcagttccaaaaattaattttctgacatttcgttttgattttttcgtaaagagttagtcccaacattaattttcgtgtatttgcttttgtgttgttcgtaaagagcaatgctgctcaaacttaaatttcgtattttcgcggttttggtcacaattttttgttcaaatatgaacttttaatatattcgtgtctgttctggtacacacatgtacaaGTTACGTATGGTGTCACACTTAAAAGGTGTTCTGGCCAACACTATACACCGTCAtagacctgaaaaatgtacacgaacatttcttttgtgtaggcttagtgtacagccatcgtatgcaaagttagaagtttttataacaaataaataacagattctgaaacttttatatgttttttataaatatttgcaaattttattgggaaagtCACTTATATATGTCAGAAACCACTATTTTAAAAATCCGtctaaaatttgaaccgaaatttcctctgattggtgtataaattttggggttgttttaatcagctgattttcagtgtgttcgaaagtataatgttgccacaatttttaaaagttaacacaaaaaagttttaagcaaaattatctttgatttttgtgaatactatccgttttcctaaacaaatcaaaggtctttttgaaaatgtaaggtaattaaattataacttttacaaaatcaatgggctaagaaagtgaattttaccaaatttattgcatgaaaaatatggcatcttcaattctgcaaagtgttcttgatgcacaaatcactgagcaaattaaaaaaactaacgccgccaatatctttctgcacatggaggccgccacgatagaaaatttgttttcaatattattgtaaatatttaagcaataaaaatgagaaaaaccttaacagaatagttaattatgcccactataattaaatttcctttaatgtatggatgttaaaaactgtttgaccaaaaccaaaataaaaacttctccgccgtcaaaaacaaaaacgagaacgacacggcgatcgtttgttcatgagtaacatcccaataaacacaaacgtttgaaaaatactaaaattcaataatttttcaaacattttttcaaaggattagggtaatattcaagttgagaaattgttgagaaaatcgcgttctcaacaaaaaacagacattaccctcaacagtaaaattcaacacaatagcaataatttctcaattgtaatcctcaaattgaaatgcatcgctactcaataatttctcaaacagttttcaatgtgataaaaataaaaaattagcattgttgcgaatactttcaaaccacaatttgtatgaaagtcaatcctagttctaactgaaagtcaatactaaatttctagagattttgtaaattttattatttttttcgttaacaaatataataatcttaaaaataacattaataatatataaaaataataatataataccaatcaaaatgtaattatcttattaaacgtattaataaataaaactatgaatacaactttaaatatcttaaacatttttacatgtataattccatttcctccataatgttggtgtcaaataactattaattaatatcctggcaatttgaaataattactatcgaggaacttgctggcttgtgtgttagaatagattccagcaagaggaaatcacaaaatatcaaactgatgacgggatgtaaattgatgtaatgcacattttcatccagaagttcttgatataggaattgttgcactttgttttaattggttgcactttgtaagttttctgaaaacttttctttgttgttcccttcatcggtttttcatcggccaacatcttccaagaatataccatccaatgattttagttttctgcaaaacaatcgagttttgtgatttccattatgttttcatttcactttttattttgacttaccaatttgtatttcttccaactgactgtacttcgtgatttcctcaagaacgttggtgttacaaaattgttgttattaaaatactggcaattttcaggaacttgatgaccagataattggaataaatttgcagcaatttcaattcacaaaataacaaattaaaccga encodes the following:
- the LOC142242411 gene encoding regulator of telomere elongation helicase 1 homolog, with protein sequence MEKVIICLRDGSNGFLESPTGTGKTLCSSLEWLQSRKEEMKMQIQQTAPPPIILKTILFRRSTCK